From a region of the Chlorocebus sabaeus isolate Y175 chromosome 23, mChlSab1.0.hap1, whole genome shotgun sequence genome:
- the HDAC3 gene encoding histone deacetylase 3 isoform X2, protein MTVSFHKYGNYFFPGTGDMYEVGAESGRYYCLNVPLRDGIDDQSYKHLFQPVINQVVDFYQPTCIVLQCGADSLGCDRLGCFNLSIRGHGECVEYVKSFNIPLLVLGGGGYTVRNVARCWTYETSLLVEEAISEELPYSEYFEYFAPDFTLHPDVSTRIENQNSRQYLDQIRQTIFENLKMLNHAPSVQIHDVPADLLTYDRTDEADAEERGPEENYSRPEAPNEFYDGDHDNDKESDVEI, encoded by the exons ATGACGGTGTCCTTCCACAAATACGGAAATTACTTCTTCCCTGGCACAG GTGACATGTATGAAGTCGGGGCAGAGAGTGGCCGCTACTACTGTCTGAATGTGCCCCTGCGGGATGGCATTGATGACCAGA GTTACAAGCACCTTTTCCAGCCGGTTATCAACCAGGTAGTGGACTTCTACCAACCCACGTGCATTGTGCTCCAG TGTGGAGCTGACTCTCTGGGCTGTGATCGATTGGGCTGCTTTAACCTCAGCATCCGAGGGCATGG GGAATGCGTCGAATATGTCAAGAGCTTCAATATCCCTCTACTGGTGCTGGGTGGTGGTGGTTATACTGTCCGAAATGTTGCCCGTTGCTG GACATATGAGACATCGCTGCTGGTAGAAGAGGCCATTAGTGAGGAGCTTCCTTATAGTG AATACTTCGAGTACTTTGCCCCAGACTTCACACTTCATCCAGATGTCAGCACCCGCATCGAGAATCAGAACTCACGCCAG TATCTGGACCAGATCCGCCAGACAATCTTTGAAAACCTGAAGATGCTGAACCATGCACCTAGTGTCCAGATTCATGATGTGCCTGCAGACCTCCTGACCTATGACAGGACTGATGAGGCTGATGCAGAGGAGAGGGGTCCTGAGGAGAACTATAGCAG